The following proteins come from a genomic window of Malus sylvestris chromosome 4, drMalSylv7.2, whole genome shotgun sequence:
- the LOC126620249 gene encoding kinesin-like protein KIN-10B isoform X1, which yields MEVGRFLDSTSATPAKSANPNSISKVRVIVRVRPFLPQEIAAGNGDQTPCASVVEQESDSSAEEVVVYLKDKDTSRNECYRLDSCFAQEDNNVGRIFSREVCPLIPGLFHGCNATVFAYGATGSGKTYTMQGTDEMPGLMPLAMSKILSMCQSTGSSVELSYYEVYMDRCYDLLEIKAKEITVLDDKDGQIHLRGLSRVPVKSMSEFYEAFSCGIQRRKTAHTGLNDVSSRSHGVLVIAVSTPHDDGSGDFVTGKLNLIDLAGNEDNRRTFNEGIRLQESAKINQSLFALSNVIYALNNNLSRVPYRESKLTRILQDSLGGMSQALMITCLNPGEYQESVHTVSLAARSRHITNFVPSAHKQETPKVKVDMEAKLRAWLESRGKTKSARRIEAFSSPLLGKTPSSSIANVKKRNINLSSMKSKVNTNRSACTAKERKITIPMRNIFDNESVVDSNLENVQFAAKDNKREGNAGGGGSIFESNTSLHDTFPLCEPSNQEENSPGSSLRKALSPINTNINQKPLNETLFTNGDCTPKTPSLATCTKNMFQITGTPLDKFTACGSNLKKFLLQEYIDFLNTANREELLELRGIGVKMAEYILELRETSPLKSLNDLEKIGLSTKQIVNLFNKAAVGVLDKQIKATPSCSDILQVK from the exons ATGGAGGTTGGTCGATTTCTTGACAGTACTTCTGCAACTCCAGCAAAATCCGCGAACCCCAATTCAATTTCGAAGGTCAGAGTCATCGTGCGGGTGCGCCCTTTTCTTCCGCAAGAGATCGCTGCCGGTAACGGAGATCAGACGCCGTGCGCCTCTGTTGTCGAACAAGAATCCGATTCCTCTGCCGAAGAAGTGGTTGTTTATCTCAAAGATAAAGATACAAG CCGAAACGAGTGCTATCGGTTGGACTCCTGCTTTGCCCAAGAGGACAACAATGTTGGCCGGATCTTCAGTAGAGAAGTGTGCCCTTTGATTCCGGGACTCTTTCATGGCTGCAATGCGACGGTGTTTGCCTACGGAGCTACTGGAAGTGGAAAGACTTACACTATGcag GGAACGGATGAGATGCCGGGTCTAATGCCGCTGGCCATGTCCAAAATCCTGTCTATGTGCCAGAGCACAGGAAGCTCAGTTGAGCTTTCATACTATGAGGTCTATATGGACAGGTGTTATGACCTGTTAGAGATCAAAGCCAAGGAAATTACGGTTTTGGATGACAAAGATGGGCAGATTCATCTCAGGGGACTTTCTCGGGTGCCTGTAAAGTCCATGTCTGAGTTTTACGAGGCCTTTTCTTGTGGGATTCAGAGGCGGAAAACTGCCCATACGGGTCTCAATGATGTCTCTAGTAGGAGCCATGGCGTCCTTGTGATCGCCGTTTCCACTCCTCATGATGATGGTTCTGGGGATTTCGTTACTGGGAAGTTGAATCTCATAGATCTAGCAG GCAATGAAGACAATAGAAGAACTTTCAACGAAGGGATTCGTCTCCAAGAGAGTGCGAAGATTAACCAGTCCTTGTTTGCATTATCGAATGTCATTTATGCACTGAACAACAACTTATCCCGAGTGCCCTATAGAGAGAGTAAATTGACTCGTATTTTGCAAGACTCATTAGGTGGGATGAGTCAGGCTTTGATGATTACTTGCTTG AATCCAGGAGAGTACCAAGAGTCTGTTCATACTGTCAGCTTGGCAGCTCGGTCACGCCACATTACCAACTTTGTTCCTTCAGCTCACAAGCAAGAGACACCAAAGGTTAAAGTTGACATGGAAGCCAAACTTCGTGCTTGGCTTGAATCAAGAGGAAAGACGAAGAGTGCACGGAGAATTGAAGCATTCAGTTCTCCCTTGTTGGGGAAAACTCCTAGTTCTTCTATTGCCAATGTCAAGAAACGCAACATCAACCTCAGTTCTATGAAATCCAAGGTTAATACAAACAGAAGTGCCTGTACTGCAAAAGAAAG GAAAATCACTATACCTATGAGGAATATATTTGACAATGAAAGTGTAGTTGATTCCAATTTGGAG AACGTGCAATTCGCCGCTAAGGATAATAAACGAGAGGGCAATGCTGGAGGTGGTGGATCCATATTCGAATCAAATACAAGTTTACATGATACATTTCCACTCT GTGAGCCATCAAACCAGGAGGAAAACTCACCGGGAAGTTCCTTGAGAAAAGCTCTCTCCCCAATCAACACCAATATAAATCAAAAGCCCCTCAATGAAACTCTATTCACAAATGGAGATTGCACTCCGAAAACTCCCTCTTTAGCGACCTGCACGAAAAACATGTTCCAAATAACAGGCACCCCACTTGATAAATTCACTGCTTGCGGATCAAACTTAAAG AAGTTCCTACTTCAAGAGTATATTGACTTCTTGAACACAGCGAACAG GGAAGAGCTGCTTGAGTTGAGG GGAATAGGAGTCAAAATGGCTGAATACATACTTGAGCTCAGAGAAACGAGCCCTTTAAAATCG CTGAACGATTTGGAGAAAATAGGTCTCTCAACTAAGCAG
- the LOC126620249 gene encoding kinesin-like protein KIN-10B isoform X2: protein MEVGRFLDSTSATPAKSANPNSISKVRVIVRVRPFLPQEIAAGNGDQTPCASVVEQESDSSAEEVVVYLKDKDTSRNECYRLDSCFAQEDNNVGRIFSREVCPLIPGLFHGCNATVFAYGATGSGKTYTMQGTDEMPGLMPLAMSKILSMCQSTGSSVELSYYEVYMDRCYDLLEIKAKEITVLDDKDGQIHLRGLSRVPVKSMSEFYEAFSCGIQRRKTAHTGLNDVSSRSHGVLVIAVSTPHDDGSGDFVTGKLNLIDLAGNEDNRRTFNEGIRLQESAKINQSLFALSNVIYALNNNLSRVPYRESKLTRILQDSLGGMSQALMITCLNPGEYQESVHTVSLAARSRHITNFVPSAHKQETPKVKVDMEAKLRAWLESRGKTKSARRIEAFSSPLLGKTPSSSIANVKKRNINLSSMKSKVNTNRSACTAKERKITIPMRNIFDNESVVDSNLENVQFAAKDNKREGNAGGEPSNQEENSPGSSLRKALSPINTNINQKPLNETLFTNGDCTPKTPSLATCTKNMFQITGTPLDKFTACGSNLKKFLLQEYIDFLNTANREELLELRGIGVKMAEYILELRETSPLKSLNDLEKIGLSTKQIVNLFNKAAVGVLDKQIKATPSCSDILQVK, encoded by the exons ATGGAGGTTGGTCGATTTCTTGACAGTACTTCTGCAACTCCAGCAAAATCCGCGAACCCCAATTCAATTTCGAAGGTCAGAGTCATCGTGCGGGTGCGCCCTTTTCTTCCGCAAGAGATCGCTGCCGGTAACGGAGATCAGACGCCGTGCGCCTCTGTTGTCGAACAAGAATCCGATTCCTCTGCCGAAGAAGTGGTTGTTTATCTCAAAGATAAAGATACAAG CCGAAACGAGTGCTATCGGTTGGACTCCTGCTTTGCCCAAGAGGACAACAATGTTGGCCGGATCTTCAGTAGAGAAGTGTGCCCTTTGATTCCGGGACTCTTTCATGGCTGCAATGCGACGGTGTTTGCCTACGGAGCTACTGGAAGTGGAAAGACTTACACTATGcag GGAACGGATGAGATGCCGGGTCTAATGCCGCTGGCCATGTCCAAAATCCTGTCTATGTGCCAGAGCACAGGAAGCTCAGTTGAGCTTTCATACTATGAGGTCTATATGGACAGGTGTTATGACCTGTTAGAGATCAAAGCCAAGGAAATTACGGTTTTGGATGACAAAGATGGGCAGATTCATCTCAGGGGACTTTCTCGGGTGCCTGTAAAGTCCATGTCTGAGTTTTACGAGGCCTTTTCTTGTGGGATTCAGAGGCGGAAAACTGCCCATACGGGTCTCAATGATGTCTCTAGTAGGAGCCATGGCGTCCTTGTGATCGCCGTTTCCACTCCTCATGATGATGGTTCTGGGGATTTCGTTACTGGGAAGTTGAATCTCATAGATCTAGCAG GCAATGAAGACAATAGAAGAACTTTCAACGAAGGGATTCGTCTCCAAGAGAGTGCGAAGATTAACCAGTCCTTGTTTGCATTATCGAATGTCATTTATGCACTGAACAACAACTTATCCCGAGTGCCCTATAGAGAGAGTAAATTGACTCGTATTTTGCAAGACTCATTAGGTGGGATGAGTCAGGCTTTGATGATTACTTGCTTG AATCCAGGAGAGTACCAAGAGTCTGTTCATACTGTCAGCTTGGCAGCTCGGTCACGCCACATTACCAACTTTGTTCCTTCAGCTCACAAGCAAGAGACACCAAAGGTTAAAGTTGACATGGAAGCCAAACTTCGTGCTTGGCTTGAATCAAGAGGAAAGACGAAGAGTGCACGGAGAATTGAAGCATTCAGTTCTCCCTTGTTGGGGAAAACTCCTAGTTCTTCTATTGCCAATGTCAAGAAACGCAACATCAACCTCAGTTCTATGAAATCCAAGGTTAATACAAACAGAAGTGCCTGTACTGCAAAAGAAAG GAAAATCACTATACCTATGAGGAATATATTTGACAATGAAAGTGTAGTTGATTCCAATTTGGAG AACGTGCAATTCGCCGCTAAGGATAATAAACGAGAGGGCAATGCTGGAG GTGAGCCATCAAACCAGGAGGAAAACTCACCGGGAAGTTCCTTGAGAAAAGCTCTCTCCCCAATCAACACCAATATAAATCAAAAGCCCCTCAATGAAACTCTATTCACAAATGGAGATTGCACTCCGAAAACTCCCTCTTTAGCGACCTGCACGAAAAACATGTTCCAAATAACAGGCACCCCACTTGATAAATTCACTGCTTGCGGATCAAACTTAAAG AAGTTCCTACTTCAAGAGTATATTGACTTCTTGAACACAGCGAACAG GGAAGAGCTGCTTGAGTTGAGG GGAATAGGAGTCAAAATGGCTGAATACATACTTGAGCTCAGAGAAACGAGCCCTTTAAAATCG CTGAACGATTTGGAGAAAATAGGTCTCTCAACTAAGCAG
- the LOC126617707 gene encoding mitochondrial import inner membrane translocase subunit Tim9-like encodes MEKGMLSADLEGLPEEDKHRMATLIDQLQIRDSLRMYNSLVERCFTDCVDTFQRKSLTKQEDTCVRRCAEKFLKHSMRVGMRFAELNQGAATQE; translated from the exons ATGGAGAAGGGCATGCTGTCTGCAGACTTGGAGGGTCTTCCCGAAGAAGACAAGCACAGAATGGCCACCTTGATCGACCAACTCCAGATTCGAGACag TCTGAGGATGTACAATTCATTGGTGGAGAGATGCTTTACCGACTGCGTGGACACCTTTCAGCGCAAATCGTTGACGAAGCAAGAGGATACGTGTGTTCGTAGGTGTGCTGAGAAGTTCCTAAAGCACTCGATGCGCGTTGGCATGAGGTTTGCAGAGCTTAATCAAGGAGCAGCTACTCAAGAGTAA